In a genomic window of Amycolatopsis japonica:
- a CDS encoding ESX-1 secretion-associated protein has translation MSFRVEADALRDFSKFLEGCREDAEAVKKNISDDITLSAHEEGVLTMLAGYHSANTDAMKGRMKLLTHIAEHAADEIDSAAQMYEKTDKDDAAKLDSTYPGATYESFLPPADDGSSATFEWYPTKGNLDVETDPDELQPKAEGLEKWTREFFDTISWMANIREFIAWACKKLGVFDGDPLDWIVQWFMGEWQAWATCALEWELCKATAHGMSDNFELFGLPKLTQVWEGKAADAAYEYFDNLKDSIETESEAFDKLYEQYKLVTELAYETQVAINDAVNGLIDAAFEAVAMIAGGGWVMAVWDIVGIIGTIVTSVMNYIQAAETAIRFASSDPVPDTTLKELPGKGKYHDYDHPSEKI, from the coding sequence ATGTCGTTCAGAGTCGAAGCCGACGCGCTACGCGACTTCTCGAAGTTCCTCGAGGGCTGCCGCGAGGACGCCGAGGCCGTGAAGAAGAACATCTCCGACGACATCACGCTGAGCGCCCATGAGGAGGGCGTCCTCACGATGCTCGCGGGCTACCACTCGGCGAACACCGACGCGATGAAGGGTCGCATGAAGCTCCTGACCCATATCGCGGAGCACGCGGCGGACGAGATCGACTCGGCCGCCCAGATGTATGAGAAGACGGACAAGGACGACGCGGCGAAGCTCGACTCGACCTATCCGGGCGCGACCTACGAGAGCTTTCTCCCGCCCGCGGACGATGGGTCGAGCGCGACCTTCGAGTGGTATCCCACCAAGGGCAACCTCGACGTCGAGACGGACCCGGACGAGCTGCAGCCGAAGGCCGAGGGACTAGAGAAGTGGACCCGCGAGTTCTTCGACACCATCAGCTGGATGGCCAACATCCGCGAGTTCATCGCGTGGGCGTGCAAGAAGCTCGGGGTGTTCGACGGTGACCCGCTCGACTGGATCGTCCAGTGGTTCATGGGCGAGTGGCAGGCTTGGGCGACGTGCGCGCTCGAATGGGAGCTCTGCAAGGCGACCGCCCACGGTATGTCCGACAACTTCGAGTTGTTCGGTCTGCCCAAGCTGACACAGGTGTGGGAGGGCAAGGCCGCCGATGCCGCCTACGAATACTTCGACAACCTGAAAGACTCGATCGAAACCGAGTCCGAGGCCTTCGACAAGCTCTACGAGCAGTACAAGCTGGTGACGGAGCTCGCCTACGAGACACAGGTCGCCATCAACGACGCCGTGAACGGCCTGATCGACGCCGCCTTCGAAGCGGTGGCGATGATCGCCGGTGGCGGCTGGGTCATGGCGGTCTGGGACATCGTCGGCATCATCGGAACGATCGTCACCTCCGTCATGAACTACATCCAGGCCGCGGAGACGGCGATCCGGTTCGCCTCGTCGGATCCGGTGCCGGACACGACACTCAAGGAGCTTCCCGGCAAGGGGAAGTACCACGACTACGACCACCCCAGCGAAAAGATCTGA
- a CDS encoding TetR/AcrR family transcriptional regulator translates to MGRRRAFDEDEVVRAAVELFGGRSYDGVSIDDLVNHLGVHRNSLYKTFGSKRGLYLVALRRHLADDVRPLAETLAAATDAATALRLVTSADLGLLLLAAAERAPADEEVATEVTTALATVDQAIADALGIPIDLAAALTATALGLRLRGDPGGAGAALTRRLDPLD, encoded by the coding sequence ATGGGCAGGCGAAGGGCGTTCGACGAAGACGAAGTGGTGCGCGCCGCGGTGGAGTTGTTCGGTGGCCGCTCGTACGACGGGGTGTCCATCGACGACCTGGTCAACCATCTCGGCGTGCACCGCAACAGCTTGTACAAGACGTTCGGCAGCAAGCGCGGCCTCTATCTCGTCGCCCTACGCCGCCACCTCGCCGACGACGTCCGCCCCTTGGCCGAAACGCTCGCCGCGGCGACGGACGCCGCGACCGCGCTGCGGCTCGTCACGTCGGCCGACCTCGGTCTGCTGCTGCTCGCGGCGGCGGAACGGGCACCGGCCGACGAGGAGGTGGCCACCGAGGTGACCACGGCGCTGGCCACCGTGGACCAGGCGATCGCCGACGCACTCGGCATCCCCATCGACCTGGCCGCCGCCCTCACGGCCACCGCGTTGGGCCTCCGCCTGCGCGGCGACCCCGGCGGGGCGGGCGCCGCCCTGACCCGAAGACTCGATCCTCTTGACTGA
- a CDS encoding helix-turn-helix domain-containing protein gives MLSVLRMSLMGSPEPGGTAVGESSSPGDEFWKTRSPDRRLARWVSFYLAFQRIAPVPETRTVAALNSVVVVIDLDTPVRHQVSGSPLATVSPVVGLSNTPMTYTRVGRERGIVIELTPLGARALFGLPLREISRTIVRFEDLLGTRACLLREELQEARDSNHRFRILDRRLSSWLLNEPEMPKSLDRSWRSLTISGGAVKVDDLAERAGLSRQYLATRFHREVGLPPKVVGRIARCHRAIRLLTGACPPPLPRLAALCGYTDQAHLNRDFRLLIGRTPTALLRPGSATDLYLGSLISLRPTPPTGTNLESGCPIP, from the coding sequence ATGCTTTCCGTGCTGCGGATGTCGCTCATGGGATCACCGGAACCAGGGGGAACGGCCGTGGGGGAGTCTTCGTCGCCCGGCGACGAGTTCTGGAAGACCCGGTCGCCGGATCGACGGCTGGCGCGCTGGGTCAGTTTCTACCTGGCCTTCCAACGGATCGCACCGGTGCCGGAGACGCGTACGGTGGCTGCGCTGAACTCGGTCGTGGTGGTCATCGATCTGGACACGCCGGTTCGGCATCAGGTCTCCGGCTCGCCGCTGGCGACGGTCTCCCCGGTCGTGGGACTGTCGAATACGCCGATGACCTATACGAGGGTGGGCCGGGAGCGAGGGATCGTCATCGAGTTGACCCCCCTGGGCGCACGAGCCCTCTTCGGCCTGCCACTGCGGGAAATCAGCCGCACCATTGTGCGATTCGAAGATCTCCTGGGCACGCGAGCCTGCCTTCTTCGGGAGGAGCTACAGGAGGCGCGGGATTCGAATCACCGGTTCCGGATTCTCGACCGGCGGTTGTCGAGCTGGCTCCTGAATGAACCGGAAATGCCCAAGTCGCTCGACCGCAGCTGGCGCAGCCTGACGATATCGGGCGGTGCGGTCAAGGTCGACGACCTCGCGGAACGGGCCGGCCTGAGCCGGCAGTATCTGGCCACCCGCTTCCACCGGGAAGTCGGGCTACCGCCGAAAGTCGTCGGGCGGATCGCCCGATGTCACCGGGCGATCCGGCTTCTGACCGGCGCCTGCCCGCCCCCGCTGCCCAGGCTCGCCGCGCTCTGCGGATACACGGATCAGGCGCATCTCAACCGGGACTTCCGCCTGCTGATCGGTCGTACCCCGACAGCGTTACTGCGCCCCGGTAGCGCGACCGACCTCTATCTCGGCAGCCTCATCAGCCTGCGCCCGACACCGCCGACCGGCACGAACCTGGAATCGGGTTGCCCGATTCCCTAG
- a CDS encoding VOC family protein — protein MTSRFEWATMDSVDPRRLADFWCGVLGYVVYEDKNGAVVEIGPDPESPDEQRLAALRGGPAVPNMVFVRVPETKTVAKNRVHFEICPIDCDQQTELERLLALGASKTDVGQGDGRSWVVLADPEGNEFCLTRSLAPGEFAL, from the coding sequence ATGACGAGCCGGTTCGAATGGGCGACCATGGACAGCGTGGATCCGCGGCGGCTGGCGGATTTCTGGTGTGGCGTCCTGGGCTACGTCGTTTATGAGGACAAGAACGGCGCCGTGGTCGAGATCGGACCCGATCCGGAGTCGCCGGACGAACAGCGATTGGCCGCGTTGCGTGGCGGGCCCGCCGTGCCGAATATGGTCTTCGTCCGTGTTCCCGAGACCAAGACCGTCGCCAAGAACCGGGTGCACTTCGAAATCTGTCCGATCGACTGCGACCAGCAAACCGAACTGGAGCGGTTGCTCGCGCTCGGCGCGTCCAAGACGGATGTGGGACAGGGAGACGGTCGGTCCTGGGTGGTTCTGGCCGACCCGGAGGGAAACGAGTTCTGCCTGACACGCAGCCTCGCGCCGGGGGAGTTCGCCCTGTAG
- a CDS encoding NAD(P)-dependent alcohol dehydrogenase — protein MTSAPAPRTQQAIVQTRYGGARDVLALIKDLPVVPPSAHEVQVQVRASSINPIDWHMLEGNRRLITRRRFPFTPMFDLAGVVTAVGSEVTTFSVDDRVYADNEIHGGGGTEYVNVPEDLLAHAPAGLGFAETAAIPLAAQTALTCLDRGDISPGTRIAIIGASGGVGHFAVQMARAAGAFVVGVSSARNRDFVLKLGADEVVDRNETDLTAQYGANSFDVVIDTVGGRNQWLQARHVLRQGGRFVTISRDEDGVVTPAAIVRLLTTITVRRIQGAGKRGIKYIPVFLKASRSLLRRVTALVDNGHVTPHVARTFPLTLAGLRQGIEESRAGRTAGKLVLER, from the coding sequence GTGACCAGTGCCCCAGCACCCCGGACGCAGCAGGCGATCGTGCAGACCCGCTATGGAGGCGCACGTGACGTTCTCGCTCTGATCAAGGACCTACCGGTCGTCCCTCCCTCCGCGCACGAGGTACAGGTGCAGGTGCGGGCGTCGTCGATCAACCCGATCGACTGGCACATGCTCGAGGGCAACCGGCGCCTGATCACCCGGCGCCGCTTCCCGTTCACCCCGATGTTCGACCTCGCGGGCGTCGTCACGGCCGTCGGCAGCGAAGTCACGACGTTCTCCGTGGACGACCGGGTGTACGCCGACAACGAGATCCACGGCGGCGGCGGGACGGAATACGTCAACGTGCCCGAAGACCTCCTCGCCCACGCCCCCGCCGGACTGGGTTTCGCCGAAACCGCGGCGATTCCCTTGGCCGCACAGACGGCCCTGACCTGTCTCGACCGAGGCGATATCTCCCCAGGCACACGGATCGCGATCATCGGCGCATCCGGCGGAGTAGGACACTTCGCCGTCCAGATGGCACGCGCCGCCGGGGCGTTCGTCGTCGGCGTGTCGAGCGCGCGCAACCGCGACTTCGTCCTGAAGCTGGGCGCTGACGAAGTGGTCGACCGGAACGAGACCGACCTGACGGCGCAGTACGGAGCGAACTCCTTCGACGTGGTCATCGACACCGTCGGTGGCCGAAACCAGTGGCTTCAGGCCCGCCACGTACTACGGCAGGGCGGCCGGTTCGTGACGATCTCCCGCGACGAAGACGGAGTCGTCACCCCGGCCGCCATCGTCCGCCTGCTCACCACGATCACCGTCCGCCGCATCCAAGGCGCCGGGAAGCGGGGGATCAAGTACATCCCCGTGTTCCTCAAAGCCTCCCGCTCGCTGCTGCGGCGCGTGACCGCACTCGTCGACAACGGTCACGTCACACCCCATGTGGCGCGCACCTTTCCGTTGACGCTCGCGGGTCTGCGACAAGGCATCGAGGAAAGCCGCGCGGGACGTACTGCCGGAAAGCTGGTACTCGAACGATGA
- a CDS encoding TetR/AcrR family transcriptional regulator, giving the protein MSVIGSGYDGWMVKFSGDGADPRVTRTRRDVVRESATALLEDGWAAMTHAEVAKRSGYSKATIYAHWPTPFDLARDAIEQICEDTTHPPAGGDLRTDLHAALTRLAETLADGRYDQLMAGVITRAGESDDARDLRDRLYENATRGIRGILAEHLAPDDVAPSLSLLVGAVLVRATYEGVPVTSGFLDDIIQRVLGARR; this is encoded by the coding sequence ATGAGTGTGATCGGTAGCGGGTACGATGGCTGGATGGTCAAGTTCTCGGGTGATGGGGCGGATCCGCGCGTCACGCGAACGCGGCGTGATGTGGTCAGGGAAAGCGCGACGGCGCTGCTGGAAGACGGATGGGCGGCGATGACGCACGCCGAGGTCGCCAAGCGCTCGGGATACTCGAAGGCCACCATCTACGCGCACTGGCCGACACCTTTCGACCTGGCCCGCGACGCGATCGAGCAGATCTGCGAGGACACGACCCACCCGCCCGCCGGCGGCGACCTCCGCACGGATCTCCACGCCGCCTTGACGAGGCTGGCGGAGACGCTGGCGGACGGCCGGTACGACCAGCTGATGGCCGGAGTCATCACCCGTGCCGGCGAGAGCGACGACGCCCGTGATCTCCGCGACCGGCTTTACGAGAACGCGACGAGGGGGATTCGTGGCATCCTCGCGGAACACCTTGCCCCGGATGACGTCGCGCCGAGTCTGTCGCTGCTGGTCGGCGCCGTCCTCGTCCGCGCGACTTATGAAGGTGTACCGGTGACGTCCGGCTTCCTCGACGACATCATCCAACGCGTCCTGGGAGCACGCCGCTGA
- a CDS encoding GntR family transcriptional regulator: MTALRVTIDTTSGLAPWRQIYDQIERMIAGGTLAAGTRLPPIRQLARDLGLASGTVARVYRELETMDLVTTARAKGTVVTEPAKRTRPEALLTAGATRFAAFAHDLGVGEDAAVDAVRAAYARVADS; the protein is encoded by the coding sequence ATGACGGCCCTGCGCGTCACCATCGACACCACCAGCGGACTCGCGCCGTGGCGGCAGATCTACGACCAGATCGAGCGCATGATCGCGGGCGGGACTCTGGCCGCGGGCACCCGGCTGCCGCCGATCCGCCAGCTCGCACGGGACCTCGGACTGGCGTCCGGCACGGTCGCGCGGGTCTACCGCGAACTGGAGACCATGGACCTCGTGACGACGGCGCGCGCGAAGGGAACCGTCGTCACCGAGCCGGCCAAGCGCACACGGCCCGAGGCGCTGCTGACAGCAGGGGCGACCCGCTTCGCCGCGTTCGCCCACGATCTCGGCGTCGGCGAGGACGCCGCGGTCGACGCCGTCCGTGCGGCCTACGCTCGCGTCGCCGACAGCTAG
- a CDS encoding SMI1/KNR4 family protein, which yields MEQGVPLAPPFTTDVLSVRPDTMRLLRNQGGRMTGSTDIDTLLRIMPNDHGADERVDWVAVEAHLGSSLPGDYQAFMAAYGGGAVDNLVILPPLPTGNGWSGSISEHSTQLRDLWDIDGGVPGVPSGADRVLPWGTGCNGDELGWLMTDPDPDLWPVVVWRRHESPPWALFECGMAGFIRGLMTADFDECPLSDLSLWGRVGSFVHHQEQRRRFQAGLDPMTGEPDPYADMFA from the coding sequence ATGGAACAAGGCGTGCCGCTCGCGCCGCCGTTCACGACCGATGTCTTGTCGGTGCGGCCGGATACGATGCGGCTCCTGCGGAACCAGGGAGGAAGAATGACAGGCAGCACGGACATCGACACGCTGCTGCGCATCATGCCCAACGATCACGGCGCCGACGAGCGCGTCGACTGGGTAGCGGTCGAGGCGCACCTGGGTTCTTCATTGCCCGGCGACTACCAGGCCTTCATGGCTGCCTACGGCGGGGGAGCCGTCGATAACCTGGTCATCCTTCCGCCTCTGCCCACAGGGAACGGCTGGTCGGGGTCGATCTCCGAGCACAGCACGCAGTTGCGCGATCTGTGGGACATCGACGGAGGCGTCCCTGGTGTTCCGTCGGGCGCGGACCGGGTACTGCCCTGGGGAACCGGATGCAACGGCGACGAGCTGGGGTGGCTGATGACCGACCCGGACCCTGACCTCTGGCCGGTGGTGGTCTGGCGCCGTCACGAATCACCGCCTTGGGCGCTGTTCGAGTGCGGCATGGCCGGATTCATCCGCGGGCTCATGACCGCCGATTTCGACGAATGCCCTCTCAGCGATCTGTCGCTGTGGGGACGAGTCGGCTCCTTCGTCCACCACCAAGAGCAACGACGGCGATTCCAAGCGGGCCTGGACCCCATGACCGGCGAACCCGATCCTTACGCCGACATGTTCGCCTGA
- a CDS encoding ABC transporter permease → MLRTIFAGLKARPLRLLLSATAITLGVAFVAGSFVLTDAVGAGLRDAVAFETRGVDVSITSRRGAGLDDTTVAKIRQVPGVAAAEGRTTVSAPMLGPDGRARDAAATASGTDEELRPYDLVEGRFPSNAGEIAIARTSLADVALGGAVTVLDETGERHALTLVGVFDRPVDAGLGGANLVVSQEMLRRLDPAATVGEIVVRAAPGVSPAKLAADLKQAVGGNGISVVTGQEAAARLLYETAPNAPGVVKFFTAFAVLAMVVAAMVISNSFTILVAQRSRELALLRCVGAGKRQVFASVLAEAAVVGTAASVAGLFGGLGVAAALQAVAGQENVYLPLTARTVIAAPAVGILVTALAAALPAWSATRVTPVEALRTPGDGPTARAGRLRVVASTVLLVGGVGAGALALQSDVDDAAPLVVAAMVAVLGATLAAGPLIAGPVVRALARLTPGRPAKLAALNADRNPKRTAASAAALTIGLAVVTLATTVAAGVEAGRSRGLDEQLTADFMVTSAVITRPLPGTLADTLAKVPGVDATMTRRSFSGDLGKYGSYELSAIRGDLIRPKVLSGRFDRLGPGQIAIHKDIAQSTGLVVGDTLQTERASLRVVAIYDGVTMAGIDLGFAVVDLAQQPTIAPNEKSYDESVLVKLASGADHTRVEASLKQELSSAPLAMLKSVTEIKDDASASIRESLDLMWALTALAVLIAFAGIANTLSLSVLERTRESALLRALGLTKTGLGATVTAESVFVALFGAACGLLVGLGSAWLITEVVASGGDAIAFAPPWERLGVLLGAAILAAPPAALLPARRAGRGSLTAALQE, encoded by the coding sequence ATGCTGCGAACCATCTTCGCCGGACTCAAGGCCAGGCCGCTGCGGCTGCTGCTGTCGGCCACGGCCATCACACTCGGCGTCGCCTTCGTCGCCGGATCATTCGTGCTCACCGACGCGGTCGGCGCCGGACTGCGCGACGCCGTCGCCTTCGAGACACGCGGAGTGGACGTGTCAATCACCTCTCGACGAGGCGCCGGCCTCGACGACACGACCGTGGCGAAGATCCGGCAAGTGCCGGGCGTCGCCGCCGCAGAGGGCCGGACCACCGTCAGCGCGCCGATGCTCGGTCCCGACGGGCGCGCCCGGGACGCCGCCGCGACCGCGTCGGGCACGGACGAGGAGCTGCGGCCCTACGACCTCGTCGAGGGCCGCTTCCCCAGCAACGCCGGGGAAATCGCGATCGCACGGACCAGTCTCGCGGACGTCGCACTCGGTGGGGCGGTGACAGTACTGGACGAAACTGGGGAACGTCACGCGCTGACGCTGGTCGGCGTGTTCGACCGCCCGGTCGACGCGGGCCTGGGTGGGGCGAACCTGGTGGTGTCGCAGGAGATGCTGCGTCGCTTGGATCCGGCGGCGACGGTCGGCGAGATCGTGGTGCGGGCCGCACCGGGCGTGAGCCCGGCGAAGCTCGCCGCCGACCTGAAACAGGCCGTGGGCGGCAACGGGATCTCCGTGGTCACCGGCCAGGAGGCCGCCGCTCGGCTGCTCTACGAAACCGCGCCGAACGCCCCCGGAGTGGTGAAGTTCTTCACCGCCTTCGCCGTTCTCGCGATGGTCGTGGCCGCGATGGTGATCTCCAACTCCTTCACCATCCTCGTGGCCCAGCGATCGCGGGAACTGGCACTGCTGCGCTGTGTCGGGGCCGGTAAACGGCAGGTCTTCGCCAGTGTGCTCGCCGAAGCCGCTGTCGTCGGCACGGCGGCCTCCGTAGCCGGCCTGTTCGGCGGGCTGGGTGTCGCCGCCGCGCTGCAGGCCGTCGCGGGCCAGGAGAACGTGTATCTGCCGCTGACCGCGCGGACGGTGATCGCCGCGCCGGCGGTCGGGATCCTGGTGACAGCACTCGCGGCGGCCCTCCCCGCCTGGTCAGCGACCCGGGTCACGCCGGTGGAGGCACTCCGCACGCCGGGAGACGGACCCACCGCCCGCGCCGGACGGCTACGCGTGGTCGCGAGCACCGTCTTGCTCGTCGGCGGCGTCGGTGCCGGGGCGCTCGCCCTCCAGTCCGACGTGGACGACGCGGCACCGCTCGTCGTGGCGGCGATGGTCGCCGTGCTCGGCGCGACACTGGCCGCCGGGCCACTGATCGCGGGACCCGTTGTCCGGGCACTGGCCAGGCTGACACCAGGGCGACCCGCGAAACTCGCCGCGCTCAACGCCGACCGCAACCCCAAGCGGACCGCGGCCAGCGCCGCCGCCCTCACCATCGGGCTCGCCGTTGTCACCCTCGCGACCACCGTGGCGGCAGGCGTCGAAGCAGGCCGGAGCCGCGGCCTCGACGAACAACTGACCGCCGACTTCATGGTCACCTCCGCGGTCATCACCCGGCCGCTGCCCGGCACACTCGCCGACACCCTCGCGAAAGTGCCCGGCGTGGACGCCACCATGACCCGGCGGTCGTTCTCCGGTGACCTGGGCAAGTACGGCTCGTACGAGCTGAGCGCCATCCGCGGCGACCTGATCCGGCCCAAGGTGCTCTCCGGCCGCTTCGACCGGCTCGGCCCGGGCCAGATCGCCATCCACAAGGACATCGCACAGAGCACGGGTCTCGTGGTAGGCGACACCCTCCAGACCGAACGGGCGTCGCTCCGCGTCGTCGCGATCTACGACGGCGTCACCATGGCTGGAATCGACCTCGGATTCGCCGTGGTCGACCTCGCCCAACAGCCGACGATCGCCCCCAACGAGAAGAGTTACGACGAGAGCGTGCTGGTCAAGCTCGCCTCCGGCGCCGACCACACCAGGGTCGAAGCCTCCCTGAAACAGGAACTGTCGAGCGCGCCGCTCGCGATGCTGAAGAGCGTCACCGAGATCAAGGACGACGCGTCCGCGTCGATACGCGAAAGCCTCGACCTCATGTGGGCACTGACCGCGTTGGCCGTGCTGATCGCGTTCGCCGGGATCGCGAACACGCTCTCGCTGTCCGTGCTGGAGCGGACACGGGAGTCGGCACTCCTGCGCGCCCTCGGCCTCACCAAGACCGGACTCGGCGCCACAGTGACCGCCGAGTCGGTCTTCGTCGCCCTGTTCGGCGCCGCGTGCGGACTGCTCGTCGGCCTCGGCTCCGCATGGCTGATCACCGAAGTCGTGGCGAGCGGCGGCGACGCCATCGCCTTCGCGCCACCTTGGGAACGGCTCGGGGTCCTGCTGGGCGCGGCGATCTTGGCCGCCCCGCCGGCCGCGCTGCTGCCGGCAAGGCGGGCCGGCCGCGGCTCACTGACCGCGGCGCTGCAGGAGTGA
- a CDS encoding ABC transporter ATP-binding protein: MDGSAAIATDVVKVYGRGDTAVRALDRVTLEFPRGRFTAIMGPSGSGKSTLMHCLAGLDTVDTGRILIGQTELTGLSDARLTRLRRDRVGFVFQSFNLLPTMTAEDNILLGLRLAGRRPDPAWFDTVIDTLGLRQRLRHKPGELSGGQQQRVACARALIGRPDVVFADEPTGSLDSRSGAEVLDFLRTSVRELGQTVVMVTHDPVAASYTDHGVLLADGRIAAQIPRPSADAVLGALTGLGA, from the coding sequence ATGGACGGTTCCGCAGCGATCGCGACGGATGTGGTGAAGGTCTACGGCCGAGGCGACACGGCGGTACGGGCGCTGGACCGTGTGACACTGGAATTCCCGCGCGGCCGGTTCACCGCCATCATGGGTCCGTCGGGGTCCGGCAAGTCGACCCTCATGCACTGCCTCGCCGGCCTGGACACTGTGGACACAGGTCGAATCCTCATTGGACAGACTGAACTCACCGGGCTTTCCGACGCCCGGCTGACCAGGCTGCGCCGAGACCGGGTCGGGTTCGTGTTCCAGTCGTTCAACCTCCTGCCGACCATGACCGCCGAGGACAACATCCTGCTCGGGCTCCGGCTCGCGGGACGCCGCCCGGACCCGGCCTGGTTCGACACCGTCATCGACACACTGGGGCTCCGGCAGCGGCTGCGGCACAAACCCGGTGAGCTGTCCGGCGGTCAGCAGCAGCGGGTGGCCTGCGCCCGCGCGCTCATCGGCAGGCCGGACGTCGTCTTCGCCGACGAACCGACCGGCAGCCTCGACTCGCGCTCCGGCGCCGAAGTGCTCGACTTCCTGCGCACATCGGTCCGCGAGCTCGGCCAGACCGTGGTGATGGTGACCCACGACCCGGTCGCGGCCTCCTACACCGACCACGGGGTACTGCTGGCCGACGGCCGGATCGCCGCGCAGATCCCGCGTCCGAGCGCCGACGCGGTCCTCGGCGCCCTCACCGGTCTGGGGGCGTGA
- a CDS encoding response regulator transcription factor, whose translation MRVLVVEDETRLAETLQWGLEADGYAVDLARDGLEGLELAQLYPYQVIVLDIMLPKLNGYRVCAALRERGVSTPILMLTAKNGEYDEAEALDTGADDYLSKPFSYVVLTARLRALIRRGATGSAGVLEFGDLVLDPAKRTCRRAGTPVSLTTKEFAVLECLLRHGGQLVTKREILDQVWDLAYRGDPNIVEVYVSALRRKLDAPFGRRTIATVRGAGYRLEDR comes from the coding sequence ATGCGGGTGCTCGTGGTGGAAGACGAAACGCGGTTGGCCGAGACTCTCCAATGGGGACTCGAGGCCGACGGCTATGCGGTCGACCTCGCGCGCGACGGTCTCGAAGGGCTCGAACTCGCGCAGCTGTACCCGTATCAGGTGATCGTGCTGGACATCATGCTGCCGAAGCTCAACGGCTACCGTGTCTGCGCGGCACTGCGCGAGCGCGGGGTGAGCACGCCGATCCTCATGCTGACGGCGAAGAACGGCGAGTACGACGAAGCCGAGGCGCTCGACACCGGCGCCGACGATTACCTGAGCAAACCGTTCTCCTACGTCGTGCTCACCGCCCGGCTGCGGGCCCTCATCCGCCGGGGTGCGACCGGATCGGCGGGTGTGCTGGAATTCGGTGACCTCGTGCTCGACCCGGCGAAGCGGACATGCCGCCGCGCGGGAACACCGGTGTCGTTGACCACCAAGGAGTTCGCGGTACTGGAATGCCTGCTGCGGCATGGCGGGCAGCTGGTGACGAAACGGGAGATCCTCGACCAGGTCTGGGATCTGGCGTACCGGGGTGACCCCAACATCGTCGAGGTCTATGTGAGCGCGCTGCGGCGCAAACTGGACGCGCCGTTCGGGCGGCGCACCATCGCGACCGTGCGCGGCGCCGGCTACCGGCTGGAGGACCGATGA